A stretch of DNA from Sander lucioperca isolate FBNREF2018 chromosome 8, SLUC_FBN_1.2, whole genome shotgun sequence:
AAAGGATTTCGTAAACTTTTATCTCCCCTTGCCGCCACGAACGGTGGGCAGCTAACACAGGGCTAAAAGCTAACGTTAAGTTTATCGTGGTGGGTGTGTTAGCAGTTGCAGGGTAACATAATAGGGTCATAAGCTCACTATTAGGCTATAACAACGCACCTCAGGGTCGGTATATCAATCTCCTCTTTGTTCTTTAAGCTCGGTATGAACAGAAGTGTTTATGGACGTTGACGAgatataacgttaacgttgttGAAATAAATTACACAACGCAGTCCCTTCAtacaacgttaacgttactcggtGTATTTTTCCTGCGGATGGCCCCACTTTTTCTTGTTTTGCCCAgacgtgtgtgcatatatcAGCGCAGAACATTAAACATTTGAGTTTTACATgatatttttgttttcattacatGTCCTTCAAAGGctgcatttttattgtcatgtTTGTCTTATTTTAGAGGAAATATTTTATCATAAGTCAGTGTGTAATGCTTACCCAACGTAAGGTAACATTAATAAGCATTCACGTTCAATATCAATTATTTGTAGTATAAAAATAAGCTTCTTGTCACACCCACCGGTTTACAAAGCTAACGATACTCTTTCATTCTGACAATATGACGGTTTGGCTACATTATTAAGTCTTCCTGCCTACACTTCAGGCATCTCTTACAGGTAGTCTAACTGGAACTTTGTGTATTGTGTAGGTTGGCCACCTGTCCCTGCTCTCTATAATGCCCCAGTGTTTGCAGCAACTGCAGTGAACGTGATGGCAGCCCAGTCGGTTTCCATAGACAAGTACCCAAAGGGAGAGCAGCAGGTGGGTGAGATGGTGAAATTTGgtctggacttgtaggcctacatAACACGCTCCAACTGGCTGAACTGCACTTACACACCTAAATCTTTCAGGCTACAACCTTCAGTATTCTGCCCATGGATCCTCCAGTTATTTTTAGTGGTGATAAATCAGCCTGGATCGCCAAACAAAGGGAAACACTTTATGCATGTAACACTAGAACACAAGCAATGTTAATGCTATTACATCAGTTTTAGTAATCTGTTGGCGGCATGCTTAATAGGCTACATCACTGTATTAGAGACACTGATGCAGTATAGAGCTCCTTTTCTGTCTAGTGTTCGTATGCTTGAGTTTATGGAAATTGCTTACAAAACATCATTATTCAAGTGCCAAATTTGGGGGTGTCGAGAGCTGAGAACGATCTATGACTAATGAGAAATGTTCCACCCCAAGCAAGTGATTATTTTTAGCTACTTTTGTGCTCAATctcattcattgttggtttcaGTCACATGGTTAGGGGATGGGATTTATGCTCCTGGAAGGGATCCTGGGTAGGCAGGCACGGTGTGAAAGTAAAGGAAGAGAACTTGGCTCCTAATCAATGAATGTGCCTCGAGTGGAGTGTTGCAGAGGCTACAGTCACATTTTAATCTGTTCTTGCATTTATATTAGGCTATGTGTGGGTGAACACACAGGTTCCGGATTATATTCCTAGTTTCACCGGATACGTTTTGTTAAGGTCTGCATTGCAATTTGAACACAGCACTGACTGGATGTAGTCTAGCAATAGTGTGCTCACAGAGCAATGTCAAAGAGACTTGAGGGCATGAACGAATGCAGACACTGTAATTGCATCTGTCCACAGGAGATGCATGAGTCAATTTTAGGTCAGAAGTACTCAAGTGCATCAAAATAAACTCTAATCACAGAGTGCAGGTGATTGGCAGTGGCTGATACTGGACTAACAACTCATGACACGATCaatacttccttctttcttttttggtgTTGGTCACAGTAAAGAAGTCTTCATTCTTAAAAtagataataaaaacaatggtCTTGTAGTAAAAATGCATAGTttttgaaagtgtttttttagaCCACGTCCTCATGACTTTGTAAAGAGTTCATATTGAAGCAAGGCTCTGTGTTAAGCTTTGCCCTCCAGCTCCTCTTGGTCTTCACATGATGTCTTTATGTCTCTCATTCTCCGCCTTTCTCTTCACCTCTTCTGTCAGTTTCGGTCCCCTTTTCAGCTTCTGTCACTCTGTTGCTGTCTTCTTGTCACgtccttttgttttctcttttcccaCAGATGCAAGGTGTGAATGTGATAAAGGTAGGCGACGATTCCGAGCAGAAGTTTTTAGAGGGGACGTTGGCAGAGGCGCCCAGCCCGGCACCCACAGAGCCACAGACACCCATGGACGCGGACAAAGCATCCATATATCGGTAGAGCGAATTCTGCGTGTGTTTTTGTTACTGTGGAAAAACCAGAACACCCGTCTATTCCTACATCTGTCTTCTTCTCGTTCCCTTTCTTAACTTAGTACTAAACTATCACTAGAAAGATCACATGGTTTTTCTTGACAAGTCCTTCCCTTTTGTTCATGTGACTGAAATAGTTCTCTCTGGCATTTGAAATGtgaaagttgttaaaaaaaaaaaaaattctgatgcatttatgtttatgttcacACTGCCCACTTACAGTCTAATCAAACACGCCACACACGACTATTATTAAGTGTGAGTAATCTAACAGTCAGTTAATACAGCAGGTTACCTTCACTTCATATACACTTAATgccttttgtttgtgtttgtttttgcatgttGGAAGCCATGTTCTCTTATTGGGAAGAAGTATAATGTGTTCTTTGAAATGGAATTTAGCAACTTttcgtgtgtgcgtgtgagacaGGCATCCCCTGTTCCCCCTCCTGGCCCTGCTGTTTGAGAAGTGTGAACAGTCCACGCTGAGCTCTGATTGTATCACCTCGGCGAGCTTCGACGTGGACATTGAGAACTTTGTCCGCTGTCAGGAGAAGGAGGGCAAACCCTTCTTCAGCGAGGACCCTGAACTCGACAACTTGGTGAGATACCTCTGCATGTCAGGGGTAGAAATGATTAGATTTCTGGTTGCTGATTTTCATTTTGGTGAAggaggtttttttttcaccGTTACACACTACTCTGGCCCATAATTTGCCCTAAGTATTTCAACGGAGAACTCCATACTTAAGAGTGCATTTGGATGTAGTTGGCAGCATAAACGGTtccaaaaaagaaacagaataaAACGACTTCTTAAAACGTGTGTTGAATGCAAGAGAAGTCACAATActgtaaaattattatttttttttaaaatgcgcACAGTTTTGGCCTGACACCGACAACATTAAATTTGCTGGGGAGTTATAAAATAATCCGATTTGACTGGTGGTAATTTCCCGCTGTAGTTTGAGGACCTGTTGGACCCTCAGCTCCCATTTACATCAAGTGAAGGTTTATAGTTTAGACTGATAACACAAGCACATGACTGAAAAACAGTTTTAGGTCTTTAGGTATTTGACACAACCAAAACAGAGGGACATGAGGTATTtcacaaagaaatacaaaatgcAACCCCCCGACTCACTCAGTCACTATTCAGAGACTTTTAACCTCAGCAGCACAGCGAGATGCAGTCCCGTCCACTGCTGTCGCCTCTTACCTAATAATTCAGTTCAGCACTTGAGTGACGCTTACTGCCGCATCACGTCGTGCAAATACTAATGTTAAATCGCAAATATTGCTTAAATGTGAgtattataataaaatgtttttaaattcaggtaacgttacttctTTTCTCAGGCTTAAAATCCACACGTTTTTTGCATTACGTGGCTGTGAAGTTGGCATTACATTTGATCCTATGTggtattaaaatgtcttaaatgtACCCTGGTGaaccctgcagaaaccctgtaatAATGCGCTTTACCGGGAGGTATGAAAACAAGACAAGTAAAATACGGGGATAAAATGGAAAACACATGCAAGCAACAGTACACCAAAGAGGAATGAAAAGTATAAAATTAAGTAAGACAGAAGTAGGCAGGAACTAAAGTAAGACTGGTTTTCTAGGTTAAGTCTCCTCAACATCAGATCTTTTGGAGGAGACACAAATGGACAAACATTCAGCTTGAGAAGACTGCTTCTCTGTCGACcgcaacaaactttttttttttttttaatttccttctgACCCCTAGATGGTGAAAGCCATCCAGGTGCTGCGGATCCACCTGCTGGAGCTGGAGAAGGTGAGTGACCTGTGTAAGGACTTCTGCAGCCGCTACATCGCCTGCCTCAAGACTAAGATGAACAGCGAGACTCTGCTGAGTGGAGACCCAGGGAGCCCGTACTCCCCCGTACAAGGACAGGTCCAGGGCTTTTCACCTACCAAGACTCCGGTATGGACTGTAGGTGGACAGTACACATCAccactagggatgcaccgaatccaggattcggcttcggattcggccgaatattgggctttttgacggggttcagtttctgccgaaccgaaccctacgcttgcactacgtgCGCTATGCTGGTCGACGTgatgacgccgccgttgattacgggaaggtgtttacttAGGTGGAGCATTCAATGCGGTAGggtgtgagaaagtggaaatggaactgacgagcagaaaaagtgtagtttggcagtactttcagtcaaaagaaggccattcaagtccagctacatgttcagttTACAAGACTAGATTTGTCTCGTGATGGCGAGGACCCTAacctatacacaacatcaccgctgttacaacatctggtacgaaacatccgaaagaatatgagttgtgcatgaaggaatctacagacggcagccaaaatgcagcaacttcaggtacggcaaaggaaggacagtcacagctaaaaaacTGGTGTTAACCATACGACCATTACCAGCTTTGCTAGCCCTACACCGAATGAAAAATACATTGCTGTGGACGTTGtctacttcattaatgtgtttactgtgttaatggactgaggatgggagtaggattcggtttttggattcggcagaatctcaaccaaccaaaaatctggattcggtgcatccctaatcacCATTAAACACATTTGGGTCCAAGAATCAACTATCTCACACAGCTGGATTTGTTATTGTCTTCAATGACAATTTTGATTCTttgcatttatgtatttcaaCATATTTTATTGCCCTAACCTGCTACACAGTATTAGCAAGTTCAAAATCAATGTGCTTTAAAATTAGAGCcatcaacatggaaaacaaaTGACTTTGGTCCACTCTGTGTTGCATGCTCTATGTTCTGCAGACCCCCAGCTCTATCTCAGGGACCATCAGTCCCCAGGGTCAAATTGTGGTGCCAGCATCGGCCCTGCAGCAAGGGAACGTTACGGTAACAGCCGTCAACCCCAGCCAGATGGTTGCAGGTATGTCACCATGGCATACAACCCCTCCCTCAGGTACTATACTGGCTGACTGCCGTTGACATGATGTCATGTACCAGTGGGGCACTTTCATTAGAGCTTTCTTTGCAGCCTGCACTCGACAGCCCAGCAGATTAtattaaggtgtgtgtgtgttttttatttttttttaattccaggTGGCACGGTGTACCAGCCTGTTACAGTCGTCACTCCTCAGGGCCAGGTGGTAACACAGGCTCTTTCTCCCGGGACAATACGCGTCCAAAACAATCAGGTTGTACATCTCTCTTTGACTCTGATTCTGGTGTTTATTCtaaatcagtggttcccaaaatTGAATTGTTGGCAATTCATTCACAGTTATAAAATTTGAAATTGTGTGGAAAAGGGTTAAAATGTGAGCAGAACAATGTGTTACTGGTgaccaaaacaaacagaaaggtgGCTAAATGAATGTCTTGTCTGCTCAGCTCCAGCTGCAGTTTCACCAGGACTTAAACCTCTTTAATCACGACGACAACTCAACCAAGAACAAACGTGGCGTTCTACCCAAACACGCCACCAATGTCATGCGCTCGTGGCTCTTCCAACACATCGGGGTAAGTCTGGTGTGAATtaatgtcatttagctgatgcttttatccaaagtgacttccaattaagtgctttcaaccctgaaggtgcaaactccagacaacaagtagtaggtgcaagtacattagctttaaataagaaAAACTACAGAGAGACATATGAAAGCGCAGCTTTaagaatacatttaaaaaaaaaaagtccgaggtgtagtcagaagagatgtgtttaGCCGTCAGCTGAAGATGCGTAGGCTTTCGGCCGTCCTGATGTtaatagggagctcattccaccatttaggagccaggacagcaaacagtcaggattttgttgagtgattagttgtccctcgttgtgagggggcagcaagcaggttggctgatggaGAGCGGAGTGGGCTgattggggtatatggtttgaccatgtcctggatgtaagctgggtcTGATCCGTTGgtggccctgtatgcaagtGCTAGTGTCTTGATGCGGGCAgcaactggtaaccagtgaagagagcagaggagcggtgtagtgtgaatGAAATCTTTGCCCGTGTAACTCTTCAATTCTTAACAAAACACTAATGCATTTCTTCCCCCCTGTTCTCTCCTGTAGCACCCGTATCCAACAGAAGATGAAAAGAAACAGATTGCCACTCAGACAAACCTGACACTTCTGCAGGTCAACAACTGGTGAGTGTGGCCCACAAAGGCACAATCCAGCGCCACTTAAAATGCACCATCTCAACGTAATGTCCGGCCAGGGACGTTCATCATGTCATTCCCTTTTCTACCCACTGTGGGAAACCTTTAACTGGTCAGTCAGCTGATTGTCTGCCCACACTTCTGGAGAGATGGAAGTTCACCTGCTGTCTTTTAAAGGCTGTGATGAACAGTTTCTGCTTCTACTTGCTACATTTGATTCTGAAGAAAATGCAAGTCGTATTTTGCCCAATCCTTCTGTAAGTTGAAAGTTAAAATTGAGCTGTTTCGGCTAACAGATTGGCGTCAGACATCCCGTCCAGTCCTAATGGTAGATAATGATTTCATCACAGCCTGTCAGGACTAGAGGTGTAAAAGGTCTGCTACACCTGTAAGAAACTACAAAAGCACACGTTTCGCCCAGTGCCGTCACAGATCTGGGTTGTCTTGTGTGTCTCCAGGTTTATAAATGCACGGAGGCGGATCCTGCAGCCCATGCTGGACGCCAGCTCCTCTGAGACGCCAAAATCCAAGAAGAAGACACCTCAGAACCGGCCACTGCAGCGCTTCTGGCCTGACTCCATCGCCACAGGGGGAGGCACCCAGCAGCAAGTTACCATGCCAGACGGTACGCAGCAGTGTTTTCTACGTACAGTTTGTATACAAGTTCAATAGAAacttaaattaaataataatgaaatagtcTTTATCCTGTGTGTCTTCTACACCAAAACACAATCCCAATAAGAGGTATAACAAGACATGTATTTTACTGAGGGCCCTATTTCAACAatctaagtgcacggcgtgaagcgcctgtcATCTCATCTCTCATCATTTTTAtctgtaatcttctgcatgtgtgtgtgctgctgtgcgtccctgtgtgtgtaacaagcatagtgtgtgcacgctgtgcataaacctaggagcattttactaatgcgctgttaaaataacgaTGAAATgagttattgactttagaccaggtttttggtttttggattacttcccgctgcctcaagatagcaatatgcccagaatgcacctgaacacacctccatGTAAGACCAGCCATGGgccagatgggcgcaggtgcatttgctatttaaacgacgcgggcgctggacgggaaattgacaactgggtcggtcttaaactagcaaagtcacttgcgtcaggctttgcgctgcgtcgggtgcaggatagggccctgagtgtgtttgtg
This window harbors:
- the pknox1.1 gene encoding homeobox protein PKNOX1.1 isoform X3 — translated: MAAQSVSIDKYPKGEQQMQGVNVIKVGDDSEQKFLEGTLAEAPSPAPTEPQTPMDADKASIYRHPLFPLLALLFEKCEQSTLSSDCITSASFDVDIENFVRCQEKEGKPFFSEDPELDNLMVKAIQVLRIHLLELEKVSDLCKDFCSRYIACLKTKMNSETLLSGDPGSPYSPVQGQVQGFSPTKTPVWTTPSSISGTISPQGQIVVPASALQQGNVTVTAVNPSQMVAGGTVYQPVTVVTPQGQVVTQALSPGTIRVQNNQLQLQFHQDLNLFNHDDNSTKNKRGVLPKHATNVMRSWLFQHIGHPYPTEDEKKQIATQTNLTLLQVNNWFINARRRILQPMLDASSSETPKSKKKTPQNRPLQRFWPDSIATGGGTQQQVTMPDGTMVTMNMEGLQSLTSDGATLAVQQVMMGGHSEDESGDSGDEDDDADMAGLGLDNSDSLQ
- the pknox1.1 gene encoding homeobox protein PKNOX1.1 isoform X4, with protein sequence MAAQSVSIDKYPKGEQQMQGVNVIKVGDDSEQKFLEGTLAEAPSPAPTEPQTPMDADKASIYRHPLFPLLALLFEKCEQSTLSSDCITSASFDVDIENFVRCQEKEGKPFFSEDPELDNLMVKAIQVLRIHLLELEKVSDLCKDFCSRYIACLKTKMNSETLLSGDPGSPYSPVQGQVQGFSPTKTPTPSSISGTISPQGQIVVPASALQQGNVTVTAVNPSQMVAGGTVYQPVTVVTPQGQVVTQALSPGTIRVQNNQLQLQFHQDLNLFNHDDNSTKNKRGVLPKHATNVMRSWLFQHIGHPYPTEDEKKQIATQTNLTLLQVNNWFINARRRILQPMLDASSSETPKSKKKTPQNRPLQRFWPDSIATGGGTQQQVTMPDGTMVTMNMEGLQSLTSDGATLAVQQVMMGGHSEDESGDSGDEDDDADMAGLGLDNSDSLQ
- the pknox1.1 gene encoding homeobox protein PKNOX1.1 isoform X2, with amino-acid sequence MAAQSVSIDKYPKGEQQMQGVNVIKVGDDSEQKFLEGTLAEAPSPAPTEPQTPMDADKASIYRHPLFPLLALLFEKCEQSTLSSDCITSASFDVDIENFVRCQEKEGKPFFSEDPELDNLMVKAIQVLRIHLLELEKVSDLCKDFCSRYIACLKTKMNSETLLSGDPGSPYSPVQGQVQGFSPTKTPTPSSISGTISPQGQIVVPASALQQGNVTVTAVNPSQMVAGMSPWHTTPPSGGTVYQPVTVVTPQGQVVTQALSPGTIRVQNNQLQLQFHQDLNLFNHDDNSTKNKRGVLPKHATNVMRSWLFQHIGHPYPTEDEKKQIATQTNLTLLQVNNWFINARRRILQPMLDASSSETPKSKKKTPQNRPLQRFWPDSIATGGGTQQQVTMPDGTMVTMNMEGLQSLTSDGATLAVQQVMMGGHSEDESGDSGDEDDDADMAGLGLDNSDSLQ
- the pknox1.1 gene encoding homeobox protein PKNOX1.1 isoform X1 gives rise to the protein MAAQSVSIDKYPKGEQQMQGVNVIKVGDDSEQKFLEGTLAEAPSPAPTEPQTPMDADKASIYRHPLFPLLALLFEKCEQSTLSSDCITSASFDVDIENFVRCQEKEGKPFFSEDPELDNLMVKAIQVLRIHLLELEKVSDLCKDFCSRYIACLKTKMNSETLLSGDPGSPYSPVQGQVQGFSPTKTPVWTTPSSISGTISPQGQIVVPASALQQGNVTVTAVNPSQMVAGMSPWHTTPPSGGTVYQPVTVVTPQGQVVTQALSPGTIRVQNNQLQLQFHQDLNLFNHDDNSTKNKRGVLPKHATNVMRSWLFQHIGHPYPTEDEKKQIATQTNLTLLQVNNWFINARRRILQPMLDASSSETPKSKKKTPQNRPLQRFWPDSIATGGGTQQQVTMPDGTMVTMNMEGLQSLTSDGATLAVQQVMMGGHSEDESGDSGDEDDDADMAGLGLDNSDSLQ